One segment of Streptomyces sp. NBC_00576 DNA contains the following:
- the tsf gene encoding translation elongation factor Ts — translation MANYTAADVKKLRELTGAGMMDCKKALDEAEGDVDKAVEALRIKGQKGVAKREGRSAENGAVVSIIADDNTAGVLVELKCETDFVAKGEKFQAVAGALAEHVTKTSPADLEALLASEIEPGKTVQAYVDEANANLGEKIVLDRFAQFADGYVSAYMHRTMPDLPPQIGVLVELDKPNAEVAKGIAQHIAAFAPKYLSKEDVPAEVVETERRVAEETTRAEGKPEAALPKIVEGRLNGFFKDATLLGQPYALDNKKSVQKVLDEAGVTLKRFTRIKVGI, via the coding sequence ATGGCGAACTACACCGCCGCCGACGTCAAGAAGCTCCGTGAGCTCACCGGCGCAGGCATGATGGACTGCAAGAAGGCGCTGGACGAGGCCGAGGGCGATGTCGACAAGGCCGTAGAGGCCCTGCGCATCAAGGGCCAGAAGGGCGTCGCCAAGCGCGAAGGCCGTTCCGCCGAGAACGGCGCGGTCGTCTCGATCATCGCCGACGACAACACCGCCGGTGTTCTCGTCGAGCTGAAGTGCGAGACCGACTTCGTCGCCAAGGGCGAGAAGTTCCAGGCTGTCGCGGGCGCCCTCGCCGAGCACGTCACCAAGACCTCCCCGGCCGATCTGGAGGCCCTGCTGGCCTCTGAGATCGAGCCCGGCAAGACGGTCCAGGCGTACGTCGACGAGGCCAACGCCAACCTGGGCGAGAAGATCGTCCTGGACCGCTTCGCGCAGTTCGCGGACGGTTACGTGTCGGCGTACATGCACCGCACGATGCCCGACCTGCCCCCGCAGATCGGTGTCCTCGTCGAGCTGGACAAGCCCAATGCCGAGGTCGCGAAGGGCATCGCCCAGCACATCGCCGCCTTTGCGCCGAAGTACCTCTCCAAGGAGGACGTGCCGGCCGAGGTCGTCGAGACCGAGCGCCGCGTCGCCGAGGAGACCACCCGCGCCGAGGGCAAGCCCGAGGCCGCCCTGCCGAAGATCGTCGAGGGTCGCCTCAACGGCTTCTTCAAGGACGCCACGCTGCTGGGCCAGCCGTACGCGCTGGACAACAAGAAGTCCGTCCAGAAGGTTCTGGACGAGGCCGGTGTCACCCTGAAGCGCTTCACGCGCATCAAGGTCGGCATCTGA
- the rpsB gene encoding 30S ribosomal protein S2, which yields MAVVTMRELLESGVHFGHQTRRWNPKMKRFIFTERNGIYIIDLLQSLSYIDRAYEFVKETVAHGGTVMFVGTKKQAQEAIAEQATRVGMPYVNQRWLGGMLTNFSTVYKRLQRLKELEQIDFEDVAASGLTKKELLVLSREKAKLEKTLGGIREMSKVPSAVWIVDTKKEHIAVGEARKLNIPVVAILDTNCDPDEVDYKIPGNDDAIRSVTLLTRVIADAVAEGLMSRSGVNTGDKGEKAVAEPLAEWERDLLEGEKKADDAEAPAAEAAAVEAPAEAPAEAPAEAEAPAEAEVAAEAPVAEAPAEAAEQA from the coding sequence ATGGCCGTCGTCACGATGCGGGAGCTGCTGGAAAGCGGCGTCCACTTCGGTCACCAGACCCGTCGTTGGAACCCGAAGATGAAGCGCTTCATCTTCACGGAGCGCAACGGCATCTACATCATCGACCTGCTCCAGTCGCTGTCGTACATCGACCGCGCCTACGAGTTCGTCAAGGAGACCGTCGCCCACGGCGGCACGGTCATGTTCGTCGGCACGAAGAAGCAGGCGCAGGAGGCGATCGCCGAGCAGGCGACCCGCGTCGGCATGCCCTACGTCAACCAGCGCTGGCTGGGTGGCATGCTCACCAACTTCTCCACCGTCTACAAGCGTCTGCAGCGCCTCAAGGAGCTCGAGCAGATCGACTTCGAGGACGTCGCCGCGTCGGGTCTCACCAAGAAGGAGCTTCTCGTGCTCTCGCGCGAGAAGGCCAAGCTGGAGAAGACCCTCGGTGGTATCCGCGAGATGTCCAAGGTGCCCAGCGCCGTCTGGATCGTGGACACCAAGAAGGAGCACATCGCGGTCGGTGAGGCCCGGAAGCTCAACATTCCGGTCGTCGCCATCCTCGACACCAACTGCGACCCCGACGAGGTCGACTACAAGATCCCGGGCAACGACGACGCGATCCGCTCCGTCACCCTGCTCACCCGTGTGATCGCCGATGCTGTCGCCGAGGGCCTCATGTCCCGTTCCGGCGTCAACACCGGTGACAAGGGCGAGAAGGCCGTCGCCGAGCCCCTCGCCGAGTGGGAGCGCGACCTCCTCGAGGGCGAGAAGAAGGCCGACGACGCCGAGGCGCCCGCCGCTGAGGCTGCTGCCGTCGAGGCCCCCGCCGAGGCTCCGGCTGAGGCTCCCGCCGAGGCCGAGGCCCCTGCTGAGGCCGAGGTCGCCGCTGAGGCCCCCGTCGCCGAGGCTCCGGCCGAGGCTGCCGAGCAGGCCTGA
- a CDS encoding M23 family metallopeptidase, translating into MRAKRGVPRRPGLLLALALMLILTSSTARGAGAPPPTEPPTTDTPPTPTVARAWPVGIRPLVLRAWEPPPTPYARGHRGVDLAAVPGAPVRAVATGRVHFAGRVAGRGVVSVELSGTGTPPLRTTYEPVTAAVEKGTEVTAGEVLGTLEAGRGHCTTTCVHWGLLRGDTYLDPLTLLPPWLLRRGPSRLLPVLGVPLSG; encoded by the coding sequence ATGCGAGCGAAACGAGGAGTGCCTCGGCGCCCAGGACTGCTACTGGCCCTGGCCCTGATGCTGATACTGACGTCGTCGACGGCACGGGGAGCCGGGGCGCCCCCGCCAACGGAACCGCCCACCACGGACACCCCTCCCACACCCACGGTCGCCCGCGCCTGGCCGGTGGGAATCCGCCCCCTGGTCCTGCGAGCCTGGGAACCGCCCCCGACGCCCTACGCCAGGGGTCACCGAGGCGTGGACCTGGCGGCAGTCCCCGGCGCCCCGGTTCGTGCGGTAGCCACGGGCCGGGTGCACTTCGCGGGCCGGGTGGCGGGAAGGGGAGTCGTCTCCGTGGAACTCTCGGGCACGGGCACCCCACCCCTGCGAACGACGTACGAACCGGTGACGGCCGCGGTGGAGAAGGGCACGGAGGTGACGGCGGGCGAGGTGCTGGGCACGCTGGAGGCCGGGCGCGGACACTGCACGACGACGTGCGTGCACTGGGGCCTGTTGAGAGGCGACACGTACCTGGACCCTCTGACGCTGCTACCCCCATGGCTGCTCCGCAGGGGCCCGTCCCGCCTTCTTCCGGTACTGGGCGTACCGCTGTCCGGATAG
- a CDS encoding TetR/AcrR family transcriptional regulator: protein MAEHRSMQRAALLDAARSLLSEGGTEALTFPALAERTGLARSSVYEYFRSRASVVEELCEVDFPVWAAEVEAAMAAADGPEGKVEAYVRRQLALVGDRRHRAVVAISASELDAGAREKIRAAHGGLVAMVVEALRDVGHEEPRLAAMLLQGIVDAAVRRIEFGVAEDPAVITDAAVGMALRGVRG, encoded by the coding sequence GTGGCCGAGCACCGGTCGATGCAGCGAGCCGCCCTGCTGGACGCGGCGAGGTCCCTGTTGTCCGAGGGCGGGACGGAGGCGCTGACCTTCCCGGCCCTGGCCGAGCGGACAGGGCTCGCGCGGTCGTCCGTCTATGAGTACTTCCGGTCGCGGGCGTCCGTCGTCGAGGAGCTGTGCGAGGTCGACTTCCCGGTCTGGGCGGCCGAGGTCGAGGCTGCGATGGCCGCGGCGGACGGGCCCGAGGGCAAGGTCGAGGCGTATGTGCGCCGGCAGCTCGCCCTGGTGGGCGACCGGCGTCATCGGGCAGTGGTGGCGATCTCGGCGAGCGAGCTGGACGCCGGGGCCCGGGAGAAGATCCGGGCGGCGCACGGGGGGCTTGTCGCGATGGTGGTCGAGGCGTTGCGGGATGTCGGGCATGAGGAGCCTCGGCTCGCCGCGATGTTGTTGCAGGGGATTGTGGATGCGGCTGTGCGGCGGATCGAGTTCGGGGTTGCGGAAGATCCTGCGGTGATCACGGATGCGGCTGTGGGGATGGCTCTGCGGGGTGTACGGGGTTGA